In the Acropora muricata isolate sample 2 chromosome 10, ASM3666990v1, whole genome shotgun sequence genome, one interval contains:
- the LOC136888509 gene encoding alpha-N-acetylgalactosaminidase-like has product MDLGPKLSLSLSQLFFRREIMLKMKGSTSSSKCCIVIFLITVKAYTIVTSLDNGLALTPPMGWMAWERFRCNINCKDDPENCISEKLFMEMADHMAEDGFKEAGYTYISIDDCWASHNRTSDGQLQPDPERFPSGIPALARYIHSKGLKLGIYGDYGTKTCAGYPGTIDHIQQDMDTFAAWGVDYLKLDGCYADPKTMDTGYPMVTEALNKTGRPIVFSCSWPAYQVASNITPNYTRIAEYCNLWRNYDDVQDSWASVSGIIKWYGDHLDEMIPAAGPGHWNDPDELIIGDFGLSFEQSKTQFALWSIMASPLIMSNDLRKIPSWAKDILLNSEVIAVNQDKLGKMGRRVQTGQSEIWARPLADGAVAVVLFSHSVSTPVTISATFELVGLHAIQAMVHDLFEHKDLGRYNCSFKAVVNPTGVVMVKLTPV; this is encoded by the exons ATGGATCTTGGACCCAAGCTTTCTCTCTCACTTTCTCAGCTGTTTTTTCGGAGAGAAATTATGCTAAAAATGAAAGGGTCGACTTCCAGTTCCAAATGTTGTATTGTTATTTTTCTCATCACCGTTAAAGCCTACACGATTGTGACGTCCTTAGACAATGGCTTGGCTCTCACACCACCAA TGGGATGGATGGCATGGGAAAGGTTTCGTTGCAACATCAACTGCAAAGATGATCCTGAAAATTGTATCAG TGAAAAACTTTTCATGGAGATGGCGGACCACATGGCTGAGGACGGCTTCAAAGAAGCTGGTTATACATACATCTCCATTGAT gaTTGTTGGGCCTCACACAATCGTACAAGTGATGGCCAACTCCAACCTGATCCTGAGCGATTTCCAAGTGGAATCCCAGCCTTAGCTAGATAT ATCCACTCTAAAGGACTAAAATTAGGAATTTATGGAG ATTATGGAACAAAAACATGTGCAGGATACCCAGGAACTATTGATCACATCCAACAGGACATGGAT ACATTTGCAGCATGGGGAGTGGACTACTTGAAGCTTGATGGTTGCTATGCTGACCCAAAAACAATGGATACAGGTTACCCAATGGTTACTGAAGCACTCAACAAAACAGGGCGACCAATAGTTTTCTCTTGTAGCTGGCCAGCCTATCAAGTGGCTTCCAATATAACG CCCAACTATACAAGGATTGCTGAATACTGCAATTTGTGGAGAAATTATGATGATGTACAG GATTCATGGGCGAGTGTTAGTGGCATAATAAAATGGTATGGTGATCATTTAGATGAAATGATACCGGCTGCTGGGCCAGGACATTGGAATGACCCAGATGAG CTCATTATAGGTGACTTTGGTTTAAGCTTCGAACAATCTAAGACGCAGTTTGCGTTGTGGTCAATCATGGCATCT CCTTTAATCATGTCGAATGATCTTCGCAAAATTCCATCTTGGGCAAAGGATATTCTTCTGAACAG CGAGGTGATTGCTGTGAATCAAGACAAACTTGGTAAAATGGGAAGGAGAGTTCAG ACCGGACAATCCGAGATCTGGGCGCGACCTTTAGCTGATGGCGCGGTAGCTGTGGTGTTGTTCTCGCACTCTGTATCTACCCCTGTTACTATTTCTGCAACTTTTGAACTC
- the LOC136888510 gene encoding DBH-like monooxygenase protein 2 homolog yields the protein MYKLAVVIVSIACFYRGFCRRVSFNEGNFNVSWSYNRVVDQLNFEVDAKARGWIGFGFTFTPDGMQNYDVVIGGQTEEGESYFNDFTTLGFGIPQLDMKQSYKLDNLIERNGITSLRYHRPRNTSDTQDIQFNHTTRVWLVWGYNDVDDASNPSMFSMHTQRGHSTGSFHVLSSDYEQPTIQTTTSKGPELETGFTVEYTTDSSQPTSVGRVNITAKAKSSGCKWLPCFVITFAVTILCILGEWCI from the exons ATGTACAAGCTCGCAGTAGTAATAGTTTCCATAGCCTGTTTTTACAGAGGTTTTTGCAGGAGAGTATCGTTTAATGAAGGAAATTTTAACGTTTCGTGGTCTTACAATCGAGTGGTCGATCAGTTAAATTTTGAAGTTGATGCAAAAGCACGAGGCTGGATTGGATTTGGTTTTACCTTTACTCCTGATGGAATGCAAAACTATGATGTGGTCATCGGAGGTCAAACGGAAGAGGGGGAAAGCTATTTCAAT gATTTCACTACTCTAGGTTTCGGAATACCTCAATTGGACATGAAACAAAGCTACAAGTTAGACAACTTGATAGAAAGGAATGGAATAACATCTCTCCGCTACCACCGCCCCAGAAACACGAGTGACACGCAAGATATACAGTTTAAC CATACCACCAGGGTGTGGCTAGTATGGGGCTATAATGATGTTGACGATGCTAGTAACCCAAGCATGTTTAGCATGCACACGCAAAGAGGTCATAGCACCGGATCATTTCATGTACTCTCCTCTGACTACGAGCAGCCTACGATTCAAACCACAACATCGAAGGGACCTGAATTGGAAACCGGATTCACTGTAGAGTACACAACTGATTCCAGTCAACCGACCTCGGTTGGACGTGTTAACATTACAGCAAAAGCAAAATCTTCGGGATGTAAATGGCTTCCCTGTTTCGTTATAACATTTGCCGTGACAATTTTATGCATACTAGGAGAATGGTGTATTTAG